A single window of Buchnera aphidicola (Cinara cuneomaculata) DNA harbors:
- the rpmJ gene encoding 50S ribosomal protein L36, protein MKVRASVKKLCRSCKIIRRKNVIRVICSNDPKHKQRQG, encoded by the coding sequence ATGAAAGTTCGCGCATCAGTAAAAAAATTATGTCGTAGTTGTAAAATTATACGTCGAAAAAATGTAATTCGTGTTATTTGTAGCAATGATCCAAAACATAAACAAAGACAAGGTTAA
- the rpsM gene encoding 30S ribosomal protein S13, with protein sequence MTRIAGINIPDYKHILIALTKIYGIGISASKKICNDASIRYDIKVNELNEQQIESLRLIISNLLVEGDLRRENTINIKRLMDIGCYRGLRHRKHLPVRGQRTKTNARTCKGPRKLIKSR encoded by the coding sequence GTGACAAGAATTGCTGGAATTAATATTCCTGATTATAAGCATATATTAATAGCATTAACTAAAATTTATGGAATCGGAATATCTGCTTCAAAAAAAATTTGTAATGATGCTAGTATTCGATATGATATTAAAGTTAATGAATTAAATGAACAGCAGATTGAAAGTTTACGGTTGATTATATCGAATCTTTTAGTAGAAGGAGATTTACGTAGAGAAAATACTATTAATATTAAAAGATTAATGGATATTGGTTGTTATAGAGGATTACGTCATCGTAAACATCTTCCTGTACGTGGACAAAGAACTAAAACAAATGCTCGTACATGTAAAGGACCTAGAAAATTAATAAAAAGTAGATAA